The genomic segment gggggaaaaaagcCCTCGCTGCCGACTTACATCAAACGCAGGCACAGCGGGTGACAATCAACTACCAATTTTTTTCACACATTTCTATAGTTTCTGGAGGAAGGAGCGAGAGCTTGGCCTCTGAAGTCTTTTGTTTTGATCACAAAGAAAATGGAGCCCAGAACAGTCGAGAGCTACAGTATAGGTTCTCTCTTTGCGGAGTAATATAGAATGTATCACATTCCAACGCCTTTCAAGTGACACCAAGGATATGTCACATTGATATTAAAAGTTGTTACAAAAGTACTTGAGGTCATAGGCTACATCTATTTATTTGAAGGATATTCTACCCATGTAACCTAGGCCTGATAAGAGAAATGGTCTACTAGATTAAATCCACAATGTATTGATTTTATAGAATCACCATTAGGACTATAGGTCATGTACCTCCGTGACCCTTATCAATCTGTGACCGTAGAATTAGTTTACAACTCAGGAACATCAGTTTTTGATACCATTTGTGATAGCAAACATATTGGGGACCCTCTCAGAATATCAGAACACAACTCTTATATAGAGAGTGATTAAAATAGCATACAAGCAGTTTTACTATGACTTCTGCAGTGCATGGCCGGACTAATCAAGTCTCGGACCCTGAAAAAGAGAACCTTTTGACGTTTAAAGCTCATTTAttgcaattatacacattttgccatagggcaGAGTGAAAGAGCTGCCGCTTTAAAGCTTAAATTACACTGCATTATGTTCAAAACATTTTGGGGGAATATAAGAAGAATTGAGTAGAAACAAATGTGTAAATGATGGAGTACTGTGTATACAAATATCCATGTGAGCCTCCCAGGCCCATGTTGGGCATCTAAAAGGTTAAGAACATAAATTGTGGATGTATAATATTACATTGTATTGTACACTCGACTTTTTCCCCACATCTCATACAAAATGTATTAAACTGTTCTTGCTAGCAATATTCATAAAAAGGGtattaaaaatatatgtatagaCATATTGAGGTCTTGCCATGGACCCCCGCAGTATCTCCTCAGACTCCACTTTGGGAACCCCTGAACAAGGATGCCTCATTGACTCTTACTGAAAGGTCAAGCCAGACATCACAGAAAAGCTCCAGAGTGGACTTGAACCACAAGGGTTTATGTGTTAACATAGCAGCAGGTCAATGTAGGGTTCATAACCCACAAATAAGAAATGTTGCTCATTTAAAAGCCTAATTTGTAATTTCAACAGCCTAACACCTGCCACTTTGTTTGATAATTTAAAGGAATGAGCtgagagaaatgtaaccactcagaTTCATAGATGGATGGGTGGATCAATGGTAATGCCCTGAATGGGAAAGGGCACAGTACACACCAGGGATGTGACATTGGAGAATCATCATCCGGCTCTGGCCAGACAGCTGCCGACAGTTGGCACCAGGTCACCCAGCTGGAGAGGGCATTCCTCTGTGATATGTCCCCTCACAGTGTAGCCAGTCTGATAAGAGCCAAGGAGGTGCTCATCAATTGTCTGTCTGAGGGAGTTGGAGCAGTTGTCAGTAGGTGTTATTAATGTTGACTAACTACTATGcatgcacctgtgtgtgtgtgctcactgaCGTGCGTGTTCGCTGTCCTGCGAGTGCAAATTCTTCCCGTCTTCAAAATCCATATCCCCTCTCCACATTTTGCAGTCTATTTCATGTCAAGCCTCTCAAATCTTTACTCTGCTGGTGGTGATGCAAGAACACCTCGTGTGCCTCTGAATTGGTATAGAGGGTGTAAGGTGCAGGCACACGtaaaaatagaaagagagagacaacctATTTGATTGAAATCCCAGGTTTTGATCAGACAAAAACACATTTGGCTTCTCCACAGTGAGAGAGCATGTTTGTAGTTTTGCATCCCTGTGTTTTTAAATGTTATCATAGATTTCAGTTGGCCTACATAAATCCCCTATGCTTTTGTTCTGGTATACTGTCTTGGGTTGAACAGCTAGTCATTAGGTTGCATGACTATCCAGAGGACACACTTGCCCTTCTGATGCATTTAGCTTGTTAATTTACAAGCCTATTTAGTATTGGACCTTGACAGTGGACCAATGTTAAAGACGCAGCTCTGTCGTGTATGGCAGCCCACTGAATAAACAATGGTTGCACTGTCGGCAGACCAATGGATGTCTGTGCATAAAATGACTGGATGGAGAATCACCATATATGGTTCCCTTATTAACTGCCCCAAGACCAAATAGACAACTAACTTGACAGTTAAACCATATTTAGGGGACAGGATGACTTAAGGGATGTGTGATTTCTAATTATAAAGACAATCTAAATAGTTACAATGATGCCAGAAATTTCAGTGGTTACACTTTTGATCGAGAGAAAATAAACAATGAGCGGATGCAGTTGGCATAGCCTAATAAATGCAGGTCCACACATCACTCGAGGTGCACTTTCTCAAGATGAGGGCGATTGACTGGTAATTAAACTCGTGCTGGTAGCTAGTATGATCAACATCAAGATTAAAACGAACCCAGTCATTATCGCGCTAATTATTTCAGACTTGACTTGATTTTGATGAGATTCAAGTTAAGCATTTCTTGAGAACGCCCACTGGGCAAAAagtggttgaatcaacgttgtttccacataatttcaacaATAActaatgtgatgacgttgatatAAACGTgggaaactgattggatttgcaaaaagtaattAACTAAGGAAAGGTCctctttttttcacccaactttgaacctaaatccaataaCATTGTTACATTGAttatttcacgttgaattcacgttagttgacaactcaatcaaatgtaaatcaaaactagacgttgaaatgGCATGTGCCTAGTAGGTGAGCTCCTTGTAGACCAATTCTCTTGTAGCACGCAATAAAAAAAATGGTGCTTGACTGCGCACACTTTTTAAGTGTCAGTAGCGATCATTATAGGGCACAAAATTGACCAAGTATGCTAAAATCACACTTTCATACCTGCTGCCCCGCTCCCTTCGCGCCCTCCAAAAGGTTAAGGTTGCCCTTTAATCCATCGGCACTGCTACAATCCAGCCGTGCGTCTGTCCGCGGGCGACATCAGCACAGCCTAGATTTGTGTAGGACTGGTCCAATATTGCTTGACAGTGATAGATATCCGAAAATTAAATCCACGCGCACACAAATGAAACACTGCTCGTTTTCTTGGAACAAATACTTGACTGAGCACAGAAAATTATTCAGGAGCTTTCTCGTCCTATTATGCTTTTTGATAGTCAGGATATTTATTGTCCAATATGTGAATACACTGATATTTTTTTCCCCAGTCTTAACGGAGTGTGATCACACTTGAAGTGAGAGAAAATAAAATAACCTAATAAAATAAATAGTAATAAACTCAAAATTGAAGTTAAATGGTCCCTACTTCTGCCTCAGTTGCGGCACCAGTCTGTATTCCACGGAGTTCCATCAGAGACTGACTGTACGCACTAACTTATCATACAAACACCTACGAACCGCTGCGCTCATCACAGACGCGGGAATAACCCATCATAGTGGCACAAGGCCACTAACACAATCCATCGCCACTGGCGTAAACACACTAATAAGCCTACATTGGTTAATCATATCAAGACTACACAAAAATGTCTTTGCTCAGTTTTGCGCAAATACGATCAATGGGATTTTCGATTCATGACATTGAATTGCATCATGTCATTAAATATGATTTTTGAAAGTTGTAAGAGACATGACATTATAGCTTAGGGGTAGTATTTGCATTGGTCTAGTAATGTGTAAGATTGAATTTAACTTTGGCAGATGTGAGCCTTAGGGGACCCAGTTTTGCATAAGTAGATATATTGTATACCTTTAAATTGTCATGTGTGAacaggtgtggatggatcacacAGACTAATTAAAACCTCTTAAAGGCGCAGTGCAGTCAAAAAGTGAATTTCttgtgttgtatatatatatatatatatatttccacactatgagcgtggaataatactgtgaaattacGAACATGATGATAATGAGAATTTGCTCTTTGctatttgtttctttttgaccattttaattgaaaacaaaacCCACAGtgaggtacttaattgttacccggAAAGGATTTAACGTTGAGATAATAAAGGCAGCATTGGACCTTTGATTCCTTGTGAACTTCAACAGAGCTGGACTTGGGCTACAGTGCAGTGAACTATGTTGCTTTACAGTCAAAAGTGGTGCAGCATTGCCATCATGTGGATTGTTTCAGAATAAGTTCCAAACTTGATGTTGGCagttatgtaaaaaaatatatttttaaaaatcacaGTATATTTAGCCTACATATCACTTCATTCAATCATTTCAGGAATGATTGCTAGACTTATGCTTCAGGCAATAAGGTCAGATGCAGTTTAAATAGGTCAGCCATACAAATTATTCAAAAATATTTATTCGGTGGTGAAAACGTTCCAGCTACACACCCCCTCCCATTATTTGCACAAATTGCAACATTTTCTTATACTTAATGCAGACGTGGGGACGAAAAATCAACAATATGACATGACATGACAAGCATGAAATGATTGATTTGCTGTGGCAGTTCAGGGAAAAGGAATGTCTTATGAGATATACTTTTCACCAGGTCCTTTGAACTCCTTGAATTAAGACAGAAAACTGATAAGATTTGTCTGGAAAGAAAATCTTATAAAGTTTTAAAAGGCAGAGAGACGTCACCATCAAGTTCCTCTGAGTTTTGGATAGAGTGAATGTCCGGGCGCTCTTGGTTTGAAACGATTGTTCGAGCTGCTTTCCGAAAGGCGTCAGCGGATGTAGTAATTAATCGCTTTAGTGGACTCCATTTCCCAGAGGCCTCAGCACTCCTCTTTGATGTAGATTTGATCATCTGTGTCCGACTCTATGTGCTCCAGCCTGTCAGTTTGTCCACTCATAATCTCATCTGGGGTTTTCATGAACCTGAACCGCACATACACACAGTGGTTAATCATTAACTCAAACTGgacaagtatatatatatatatatatatatatattacttcaAATAATTATTGGGTTTTAACTAAACCCTACCATACCTGAATAAGAGTCTCTGTCCTGGCTCTTTCCTGATAATGTTCAGTTTGTAGTAGTGTCTCAGTGCTCGCGACATCTTCTCGTACGTCATATTGGTCCTGTTCTGTTACAACCAATGGAACAAGATATAATGTCAACACAGAACTTTAAGAAAACCGGCACTGCGGGAAAATGCCTTTCCCAATCAAACACTGGGGGGTGGAGTTCGTTACCTTGTGGTTCCCCCACAGGCGAGCCAGGCCGTTGGGGTCCATGATGCGGAAGACTTTGGTCTCTGTGTCCTCCCAGCGGATGTAGTTCTCGTACCGGCTGTCTGAGAGGAGCTGGTAGACGTAGTCCCACAGCAGCCTGCAGTCTGGGAACACAAACACGTCAGAGGTGACACATTTCAGACAGTACCTGTTAACTTCAACTGTTTTCTAGCCACACTTCCTCCAGAGTTGGTTGAAGCCGTGACCACCCCCCTCTAAAATGAACCCTGAGTAGTTAGGAGTGTTAGTTACCTGCTATCCGTCCAATGGGCATTGTCTGTTCCTCTGGTGGCGAGACAGGCACAATGACGTGGTGGTTCCTGTAGAGCGCCTCCTCCTGCTGATGCAGAGTGAGCTGCTGGTGGTTGGCCAGTGCCAGCTGGATGTGGCCCTTCCCCTCACGCCCGTTTTCATGGTGGGCCTGAAGTGGTGGCCCCCCACGGCCATGCCTGAAGTCTCCAGCGCCACCTCCTCGCCCTGGGCTAAGCAGCAGGGGGTGCATGATGGCGCTGGGCATGAGCTGGATGACACGAGGGGGGGCAGCGTCCTGGCACCCGGGGCTGCCTGGGCAGGGGGCCTCGCGGGGTGTGGCGCAGCGGCCGTTAGGGGCGGCCGGGGACACCGATAGAGTGTACAAGTCCTCTGGCAGGTGGTGGTTGCTGTCGGGCAGCTGGGAGGACGTCTGGAGGTGGTCCTCGGCACCAGGGCGTGGATAGTTGGGGTCCAGAGGGGAGAGGCGTGGAGCGGTGTGGTGTGGCGAGCGAGAGCGGTGTCGGAGCTCAATGGTGGGTGGGTGCTGGGGTTGGAGCTCTGTACTGCGTGGTGTCCGCCGTACCGTTTCTGCAATGAAGGGGAAAAggggataccttgtcagttgtaCAGCTGAAAGCCTGCcatcaactgaaatgtgtcttccgcatttaactcaacccctctgaatcagacagGTGCGGGGGACTGCcttaaatcgacatccacgtctttggcGCACGgggaactgccttgctcaggggcagaatgacaaatttttaaccacttggctacctgcagccccttgGATATATGTTTCAAAACATATTTACATTATGTCCAGTAGATGTCACTACACACATTTACAAACTTCATCATGTCTCAATGTATGTGGGTGGTAGATTATTTGTGATTAATTTGGACTGCCCTCTACTGGGTAGGACATTATAACATGTATAGTACACATTTACTTAGTGTTTACATGTGAATAGCTAGTATTCTTTGCCTCTAAGCAAGAAAGAAATCCCTTTGCTTCTGCATACCAAAACTAGCATAC from the Oncorhynchus keta strain PuntledgeMale-10-30-2019 chromosome 33, Oket_V2, whole genome shotgun sequence genome contains:
- the LOC118366317 gene encoding transcription factor ETV6-like isoform X1; the protein is MSESSSQLITKKERRSFSPSSVSPLPNSTSSPVHAPTARTASRMEDEPARLPVHLRLQPVFWSREDVGQWLRWAEREFALRPNTSGSFQMNGKALLLLTKEDFRYRSPHSGDVLYELLQHILKQRKPHVSYPSAYFPGNSFHPLPEGALQHHKLEETVRRTPRSTELQPQHPPTIELRHRSRSPHHTAPRLSPLDPNYPRPGAEDHLQTSSQLPDSNHHLPEDLYTLSVSPAAPNGRCATPREAPCPGSPGCQDAAPPRVIQLMPSAIMHPLLLSPGRGGGAGDFRHGRGGPPLQAHHENGREGKGHIQLALANHQQLTLHQQEEALYRNHHVIVPVSPPEEQTMPIGRIADCRLLWDYVYQLLSDSRYENYIRWEDTETKVFRIMDPNGLARLWGNHKNRTNMTYEKMSRALRHYYKLNIIRKEPGQRLLFRFMKTPDEIMSGQTDRLEHIESDTDDQIYIKEEC
- the LOC118366317 gene encoding transcription factor ETV6-like isoform X2 → MEDEPARLPVHLRLQPVFWSREDVGQWLRWAEREFALRPNTSGSFQMNGKALLLLTKEDFRYRSPHSGDVLYELLQHILKQRKPHVSYPSAYFPGNSFHPLPEGALQHHKLEETVRRTPRSTELQPQHPPTIELRHRSRSPHHTAPRLSPLDPNYPRPGAEDHLQTSSQLPDSNHHLPEDLYTLSVSPAAPNGRCATPREAPCPGSPGCQDAAPPRVIQLMPSAIMHPLLLSPGRGGGAGDFRHGRGGPPLQAHHENGREGKGHIQLALANHQQLTLHQQEEALYRNHHVIVPVSPPEEQTMPIGRIADCRLLWDYVYQLLSDSRYENYIRWEDTETKVFRIMDPNGLARLWGNHKNRTNMTYEKMSRALRHYYKLNIIRKEPGQRLLFRFMKTPDEIMSGQTDRLEHIESDTDDQIYIKEEC